In Pseudoalteromonas xiamenensis, the following are encoded in one genomic region:
- the aroA gene encoding 3-phosphoshikimate 1-carboxyvinyltransferase yields MEQLRLQPISKVNGVVTLPGSKSLSNRILLLAALCKGQTKVTNLLDSDDIRHMLGALEQMGVSVTLNEEKTEALVNGQGGVLNTPSNELFLGNAGTAYRPLTAVLATTQGEFTLVGEPRMEERPIGHLVDALSDLGADITYLKTKDYPPLKIAGKRLTGGKVEIDGSISSQFLTALLMAAPLFAGDSEIHIKGELVSKPYIDITLGVMRQFGVDVDNENYQVFRVKGNQQYQSPGEILVEGDASSASYFVAAAAIAGGEIEIRGVGSKSVQGDIGFAHVMEQVGAQIDWHDDRIVVRKGELKGVDIDANAIPDAAMTLATVALFAKGPTAIRNIYNWRVKETDRLNAMATELRKVGATVVEGHDFIEIEPPKTFNVVDIDTYNDHRIAMCFSMVAVGGKEIIINDPKCTAKTFPTYFDVLSSISE; encoded by the coding sequence ATGGAGCAATTGCGACTGCAACCGATTTCCAAAGTTAATGGAGTTGTCACGCTACCCGGTTCAAAGAGCTTGTCGAACCGAATTCTATTGCTAGCGGCATTGTGCAAAGGCCAAACTAAAGTTACCAACCTACTTGATAGTGATGATATTCGTCATATGCTTGGCGCTCTAGAGCAAATGGGCGTATCAGTAACGTTGAATGAAGAAAAAACGGAAGCACTAGTCAATGGGCAAGGTGGTGTTCTAAACACGCCCTCTAATGAGCTATTTTTAGGTAACGCTGGAACAGCTTACCGTCCTTTGACGGCAGTGCTTGCAACAACTCAGGGGGAATTTACATTAGTCGGTGAGCCACGAATGGAAGAGCGTCCAATCGGCCACTTAGTTGATGCACTCAGTGACCTAGGCGCCGATATTACGTATCTGAAAACAAAGGATTACCCACCGCTCAAAATTGCGGGTAAACGTTTGACTGGTGGCAAGGTTGAGATTGATGGTTCTATTTCTAGCCAATTTTTAACCGCACTGTTAATGGCAGCGCCATTGTTTGCAGGAGATAGCGAAATCCATATTAAAGGTGAGTTGGTTTCTAAGCCATATATTGATATCACCTTAGGCGTCATGCGCCAATTTGGCGTAGACGTGGACAATGAAAACTATCAAGTGTTCCGTGTTAAAGGCAATCAGCAATACCAATCTCCTGGCGAAATTTTAGTTGAAGGTGATGCATCTTCCGCTTCTTATTTTGTCGCGGCTGCGGCAATTGCTGGGGGCGAAATCGAGATCCGTGGAGTTGGCTCTAAAAGCGTGCAAGGCGACATTGGGTTCGCTCATGTAATGGAGCAGGTCGGCGCTCAAATTGATTGGCATGATGATCGTATCGTCGTCCGTAAAGGTGAACTAAAGGGCGTAGACATTGATGCCAATGCTATTCCAGACGCGGCGATGACTCTTGCGACGGTTGCACTCTTTGCGAAAGGGCCTACAGCGATTCGTAATATTTATAATTGGCGAGTGAAGGAAACTGACCGGTTAAACGCGATGGCGACTGAGCTTCGTAAAGTTGGGGCCACGGTCGTTGAAGGTCATGATTTTATTGAAATTGAACCGCCTAAAACCTTTAATGTTGTCGATATAGATACTTATAACGACCACCGCATCGCGATGTGTTTTTCCATGGTCGCTGTTGGTGGCAAAGAGATTATTATTAACGATCCTAAATGTACTGCGAAAACGTTCCCAACGTATTTTGACGTGCTATCAAGTATTAGTGAATAG
- the rpsA gene encoding 30S ribosomal protein S1: MSENFAQLFEESLKGFDAEQGSIVKGVVISIENNVVLVDAGLKSESAIPVEQFKNAAGEIEVAVGDEVDVALDAIEDGFGETILSREKAKRHEAWIRLEKACEEQETVIGVINGKVKGGFTVEVDTIRAFLPGSLVDVRPVRDTAHLEGKELEFKVIKLDQKRNNVVVSRRAVIESENSQERDELLQNLVEGQEVKGIVKNLTDYGAFVDLGGVDGLLHITDMAWKRVKHPSEIVNVGDEILVKVLKFDKDKTRVSLGLKQLGEDPWAAIAGRYPEGAKLTGRVTNLTDYGCFVEIEEGVEGLVHVSEMDWTNKNIHPSKVVSLGDTVEVMVLEIDEERRRISLGLKQCKPNPWQEFARQFNKGDQVTGKIKSITDFGIFIGLDGGIDGLVHLSDISWNTPGEEAVREFKKGDEITAIVLQVDPERERISLGVKQIEADPFNNYLDANKKGAIVKGKVTEVDAKGATIELGEGVEGYIRVADIAQERVEDATTVVSAGDEIEAKFMGVDRKNRAISLSVKAMFEAEEKEVLEKLKKDEPEFENAMAAAFKNAQKD, from the coding sequence ATGTCAGAAAATTTTGCGCAGTTATTTGAAGAGAGCCTAAAGGGTTTTGATGCAGAACAAGGCTCAATCGTAAAAGGTGTAGTTATTTCAATCGAGAACAACGTTGTTCTAGTTGACGCTGGCCTTAAGTCTGAAAGTGCAATCCCTGTTGAGCAATTCAAAAATGCTGCTGGTGAGATTGAAGTTGCTGTTGGCGACGAAGTTGATGTTGCACTAGACGCAATCGAAGACGGTTTCGGTGAGACTATCCTTTCTCGTGAGAAAGCGAAGCGTCACGAAGCTTGGATTCGTCTTGAGAAAGCATGTGAAGAGCAAGAAACTGTTATCGGTGTTATCAACGGTAAAGTTAAAGGCGGTTTCACTGTTGAAGTGGACACGATCCGTGCGTTCCTACCTGGTTCACTAGTAGACGTTCGTCCAGTTCGCGACACTGCTCACCTAGAAGGTAAAGAGCTTGAGTTCAAAGTAATCAAGCTTGACCAAAAGCGTAACAACGTAGTTGTTTCTCGTCGTGCTGTTATCGAGTCTGAAAACTCACAAGAGCGTGATGAACTTCTTCAGAACCTTGTTGAAGGTCAAGAAGTTAAAGGTATCGTTAAGAACCTTACTGACTACGGTGCGTTCGTAGATTTAGGCGGTGTTGACGGCCTTCTACACATCACTGACATGGCTTGGAAACGCGTTAAGCACCCAAGCGAAATCGTAAATGTTGGTGACGAAATCCTAGTTAAAGTTCTTAAGTTTGACAAAGACAAAACTCGCGTTTCTCTAGGTCTTAAGCAACTTGGCGAAGATCCATGGGCAGCTATCGCTGGCCGTTACCCAGAAGGTGCTAAACTTACTGGTCGCGTAACTAACCTAACTGACTACGGCTGTTTCGTTGAAATCGAAGAAGGCGTTGAAGGTCTAGTTCACGTTTCAGAAATGGATTGGACTAACAAGAACATCCACCCATCTAAAGTTGTTTCACTTGGTGACACTGTAGAAGTGATGGTTCTTGAAATCGACGAAGAACGTCGTCGTATTTCTCTAGGTCTTAAACAATGTAAGCCTAACCCATGGCAAGAGTTTGCTCGTCAATTCAACAAAGGCGACCAAGTAACTGGTAAGATCAAGTCAATCACTGACTTCGGTATCTTCATCGGTCTTGACGGCGGTATTGACGGTCTTGTTCACCTATCTGACATCTCTTGGAACACTCCAGGTGAAGAAGCAGTACGTGAATTCAAGAAAGGCGACGAAATCACAGCTATCGTTCTACAAGTAGATCCAGAGCGTGAGCGTATCTCTCTTGGTGTTAAGCAAATCGAAGCTGATCCTTTCAATAACTACCTAGACGCAAACAAAAAAGGTGCTATTGTTAAAGGTAAAGTGACTGAAGTTGACGCTAAAGGCGCAACGATTGAGCTTGGCGAAGGTGTTGAAGGTTACATCCGTGTAGCTGACATCGCTCAAGAGCGTGTTGAAGACGCAACAACTGTTGTTTCTGCAGGCGACGAAATCGAAGCTAAATTCATGGGCGTAGACCGTAAGAACCGTGCTATCAGCCTATCAGTTAAAGCTATGTTCGAAGCTGAAGAGAAAGAAGTTCTTGAGAAGCTTAAGAAAGACGAGCCAGAGTTCGAAAACGCTATGGCAGCAGCTTTCAAAAACGCTCAAAAAGACTAA
- a CDS encoding lipopolysaccharide assembly protein LapB yields MLELLFLLLPVAAAYGYIMGKNSAKNQAHEQNRIITSEYSKGLKYLLDREEDQGLEHLIKLLEVSADTVEHYLTLASLFRKRGELDRAIKIHELLLKQPALEHADLAVNRLELALDYIMAGMLDSAEEHLVILIKSEHKEAIDPMLSLYSQMREWQKGINMFEAHRNLVTRPQQLATIANYYCEAGIESENMELIERAFRLKYKAMRPLYELGKQAFIQKDFVKSIYYWRELATFKPVTVPLFIEDLESSYKSLNLEEQFDELIEELLCQGGVLIRIKYCEVLVKNGEVEKAILFLTASLKREPSIRGFSFLLQLLGEKQGNMTEVLAQIDKLVKSYIATKHEYQCQHCGFSSHTLYWLCPSCKHWETILPSKGLDGY; encoded by the coding sequence ATGCTTGAGCTGTTGTTTTTACTGCTCCCTGTAGCAGCCGCCTATGGTTACATCATGGGTAAAAATAGCGCTAAAAACCAAGCTCATGAACAAAATCGCATCATTACATCAGAATACAGTAAAGGCCTTAAATACTTACTTGATAGAGAAGAAGATCAAGGTCTTGAACATCTCATTAAATTATTAGAAGTCTCAGCGGATACGGTAGAGCATTATCTTACGCTTGCGTCGCTATTCCGTAAGCGTGGAGAATTAGACCGCGCGATTAAAATTCACGAATTGTTGTTAAAGCAACCAGCCTTGGAACACGCCGATTTGGCTGTAAACCGTCTAGAGCTGGCACTCGATTATATAATGGCTGGCATGTTAGACAGTGCGGAAGAACACCTTGTAATTCTGATCAAATCCGAACACAAAGAAGCGATTGATCCAATGCTCTCGTTGTATTCTCAAATGCGAGAGTGGCAAAAAGGCATCAATATGTTCGAAGCACATCGTAATTTAGTGACTCGCCCACAACAGCTCGCGACAATTGCAAACTATTATTGCGAAGCGGGCATTGAATCAGAAAACATGGAGCTCATTGAGCGAGCATTTCGACTGAAATATAAAGCGATGCGACCACTCTATGAATTGGGTAAACAAGCCTTTATTCAAAAAGACTTCGTCAAGTCGATTTATTACTGGCGTGAGCTAGCCACATTTAAACCGGTCACGGTTCCCTTATTCATTGAAGACCTTGAAAGCAGCTATAAGTCACTCAATCTTGAAGAACAGTTTGATGAACTGATTGAAGAATTGTTGTGTCAGGGTGGTGTTTTAATTCGCATTAAATATTGCGAAGTGTTGGTAAAAAATGGCGAAGTCGAAAAGGCGATCCTGTTCTTAACAGCGAGTCTAAAGCGAGAACCATCAATACGCGGATTCAGTTTTCTGTTACAATTACTCGGAGAAAAACAAGGCAACATGACCGAAGTGTTGGCCCAGATTGATAAGTTGGTCAAGTCCTACATCGCGACGAAGCACGAGTATCAATGTCAACACTGCGGCTTTAGTAGTCACACGCTTTATTGGTTATGTCCGTCTTGTAAGCACTGGGAAACCATACTTCCATCGAAAGGCCTTGACGGTTATTAG
- the cmk gene encoding (d)CMP kinase produces MQATMPVITVDGPSGSGKGTVCRLLAEKLNWDVLDSGAIYRVLALAAIHHNIALDNEADLVPLAANLDVQFLIDATTKRTKIVLEGEDVSNTIRNEEVGAAASKVAALPRVREALLRRQRAFRSEVGLIADGRDMGTVVFPDAEIKLYLTASAEERARRRFNELNDKGLDVTLSGLLEDIKARDDRDMNRKVAPLVPADDAITIDTTELNAEQVFDRVLSILSDAVMSGKLPKGSLK; encoded by the coding sequence ATGCAGGCAACTATGCCCGTGATCACCGTAGATGGCCCAAGTGGATCTGGCAAAGGAACTGTTTGTCGCTTGTTAGCTGAAAAGTTGAATTGGGATGTTTTGGATAGTGGTGCAATCTATCGAGTGCTTGCACTTGCAGCGATTCATCATAACATCGCCCTAGATAATGAAGCGGATCTTGTGCCTTTAGCAGCAAACTTAGACGTACAGTTTTTGATTGATGCCACAACAAAAAGAACCAAAATAGTATTAGAAGGCGAAGACGTCAGCAATACCATTCGCAATGAAGAAGTGGGCGCTGCAGCTTCAAAAGTCGCTGCTTTACCACGAGTTCGTGAAGCACTTTTGCGTCGTCAAAGAGCGTTCCGTTCTGAAGTTGGTCTTATCGCCGACGGCAGAGACATGGGAACGGTTGTTTTCCCTGACGCAGAAATAAAACTCTATCTTACGGCGAGCGCTGAAGAAAGAGCGAGAAGACGCTTCAATGAGTTGAACGATAAAGGCTTAGATGTTACACTTAGTGGTCTGCTTGAAGATATAAAAGCTCGTGATGATCGCGATATGAATCGTAAAGTTGCACCGCTCGTGCCTGCGGATGATGCGATAACGATTGATACAACTGAGCTTAATGCAGAACAGGTATTTGACCGGGTCTTATCGATTTTGTCGGATGCCGTAATGTCAGGCAAGCTTCCTAAGGGAAGTTTAAAATAG
- the pyrF gene encoding orotidine-5'-phosphate decarboxylase, producing the protein MSSDLNKKVVIALDYDNQEAALDFVKQLSPDTCRLKVGKEMFTYFGPEFVKQLVAMGFDVFLDLKFHDIPNTVAKAVTAAAELGVWMVNVHASGGLEMMQKAKAALESYGEKAPLLIAVTVLTSMDEAQLKRLGVEKSPAEQVMYLAKLTKEAGLDGVVCSAQEAASLKAELGVDFKLITPGIRPAGADAGDQKRIMTPKLAIEAGSDYLVIGRPITQAADPVATLKSINESLV; encoded by the coding sequence ATGTCATCAGATCTAAATAAAAAAGTAGTGATTGCCCTTGATTATGACAATCAAGAAGCAGCACTGGATTTTGTTAAGCAACTATCTCCTGACACTTGTCGCTTAAAAGTAGGAAAAGAAATGTTCACCTACTTTGGCCCAGAGTTTGTAAAACAACTTGTTGCGATGGGGTTTGATGTCTTCCTTGATTTAAAATTCCACGACATTCCAAATACGGTTGCCAAAGCAGTTACCGCTGCTGCCGAGTTGGGCGTGTGGATGGTTAACGTCCATGCATCAGGTGGTTTAGAAATGATGCAAAAAGCGAAAGCTGCGTTAGAAAGTTATGGAGAGAAAGCACCACTTCTTATTGCTGTGACCGTACTTACTAGTATGGACGAAGCCCAACTTAAACGACTTGGTGTTGAAAAATCACCCGCTGAGCAAGTGATGTATTTAGCAAAATTGACGAAAGAAGCAGGTCTAGATGGTGTGGTTTGTTCTGCCCAAGAAGCAGCGTCATTAAAAGCGGAATTGGGTGTCGATTTCAAACTGATTACACCGGGCATTCGTCCAGCTGGTGCAGATGCTGGCGACCAAAAACGCATAATGACACCAAAATTGGCGATTGAAGCCGGTAGCGATTACTTAGTAATTGGTCGCCCAATTACTCAAGCGGCAGATCCTGTTGCAACGCTTAAGTCGATTAATGAATCGTTGGTCTAA
- a CDS encoding CvfB family protein: MLGQIELLTIEEINAEGAYLNGGQLGDVFLPKAELADHLEAGDPVQVFIYLDNAGHPTATTKKPIAKVGEFALLRVKEITTVGAFMDNGIAKDILAPYNEQKPKMQDGHSYLVRIYLDNASQRICASSNLKKFVDKTPPNYQKSQQVELIVAGKTDIGYKVIVNESHFGVVFFSDVFQRMYVGQRLPGFIKNVREDGKLDITLEKPGMAKIDDLGEKILQALKANGGKLPLGDKSDPELIKKQFQTSKANFKKAIGGLFKQGLIDLQATSISLK, from the coding sequence ATGTTAGGACAAATTGAGTTATTAACAATAGAAGAAATCAATGCTGAAGGTGCTTACCTCAATGGCGGGCAATTGGGCGATGTTTTTTTACCAAAAGCAGAATTAGCCGACCACCTTGAAGCGGGCGATCCTGTGCAAGTGTTTATCTATCTGGACAACGCTGGCCACCCTACCGCAACGACCAAAAAGCCAATTGCTAAAGTAGGTGAATTTGCACTGCTTCGCGTAAAAGAAATTACGACGGTCGGCGCGTTTATGGATAATGGCATTGCAAAAGATATTCTGGCGCCGTACAACGAACAAAAGCCAAAGATGCAAGATGGCCACAGTTATCTTGTGAGAATATACCTCGACAATGCGTCACAGCGTATTTGTGCATCAAGTAATTTGAAAAAATTTGTCGACAAGACACCACCTAATTATCAAAAATCGCAGCAAGTCGAGCTTATTGTTGCAGGGAAAACTGACATTGGCTATAAGGTGATTGTCAATGAAAGTCACTTCGGCGTCGTGTTCTTTAGCGATGTGTTTCAGCGTATGTATGTTGGCCAACGTCTTCCTGGTTTTATTAAAAACGTCCGTGAAGACGGTAAGCTAGATATTACGCTTGAAAAGCCAGGTATGGCAAAAATCGATGATTTGGGTGAAAAGATTCTACAAGCTTTAAAGGCAAATGGCGGGAAACTTCCACTAGGTGATAAAAGCGACCCTGAACTCATTAAAAAGCAGTTCCAAACGAGCAAAGCAAACTTCAAAAAGGCAATTGGAGGTTTGTTTAAACAAGGCCTTATCGATTTACAAGCCACCTCTATATCTTTGAAATAA
- the ihfB gene encoding integration host factor subunit beta: MTKSELIEQLAQQHAHVPMKDVENAVKEILELMAGSLSASERIEIRGFGSFSLHYRAPRTGRNPKTGDTVELDGKHVPHFKPGKELRDRVNESISG; encoded by the coding sequence ATGACAAAGTCAGAACTGATAGAACAATTAGCACAACAGCATGCCCATGTACCTATGAAAGACGTGGAAAATGCAGTAAAAGAGATTCTTGAGCTAATGGCAGGGTCATTGTCTGCTTCAGAGCGTATAGAGATTCGTGGTTTTGGTAGTTTTTCTCTACACTACCGTGCACCAAGAACAGGTCGTAACCCAAAGACGGGCGATACAGTTGAATTAGATGGTAAACACGTACCACATTTCAAACCAGGTAAAGAGCTTCGTGATCGTGTAAACGAAAGCATCAGTGGTTAA
- a CDS encoding lipopolysaccharide assembly protein LapA domain-containing protein: MLRIIIKGVAISLIILAFILGTQNPHLVKLNFIVASSTLPLAAVMSICFILGIAVGLAVFSVFFTKLKWQHYRYKKQNSAISDVEN, from the coding sequence TTGCTAAGGATTATTATTAAGGGAGTGGCAATTAGTTTAATCATACTAGCGTTTATACTTGGGACTCAAAACCCACACCTAGTTAAGTTAAACTTCATTGTAGCAAGCAGTACACTTCCTTTAGCTGCGGTAATGAGCATTTGCTTTATATTAGGTATAGCCGTTGGTTTGGCTGTGTTTAGCGTGTTTTTTACCAAATTAAAGTGGCAGCATTATCGGTATAAAAAACAAAATTCCGCCATTAGTGATGTAGAAAACTAA
- a CDS encoding cytochrome b/b6 domain-containing protein: MNKSYLVDRLLHWAGAFLVIIMVLNMNAQIHITDYRLKGQILHRQEAVSNHALLAMIVLMLVLSRLAFNYFFPNSKVRKPIENPTHARFIASVRIGLVLTLFGLVTTGFLMAANIDIPFNLFGIHFSEGGEKNLSSYSDIQSLHHTFMTTLWWLIGIHVIGALYANK, translated from the coding sequence ATGAACAAGAGTTACCTAGTAGATAGATTGCTGCATTGGGCTGGCGCATTTTTGGTGATCATAATGGTGTTGAACATGAATGCCCAAATTCACATAACGGATTATCGACTTAAAGGTCAAATACTACATCGGCAAGAAGCAGTTTCGAACCATGCTTTGCTTGCAATGATTGTGCTAATGTTGGTGCTCAGTCGCTTAGCGTTTAACTATTTCTTTCCCAACTCCAAAGTGCGTAAGCCAATTGAGAATCCGACCCATGCAAGGTTTATTGCGTCAGTGCGGATTGGACTGGTGTTAACACTGTTCGGCCTCGTAACGACAGGCTTCTTAATGGCTGCTAATATCGACATCCCTTTTAACTTGTTCGGGATCCACTTCAGTGAAGGGGGAGAGAAAAACTTGAGCTCATATAGCGACATTCAATCACTTCATCATACTTTTATGACGACGCTTTGGTGGTTAATTGGGATACACGTTATTGGTGCGCTTTACGCAAATAAGTAA